A genome region from Populus alba chromosome 5, ASM523922v2, whole genome shotgun sequence includes the following:
- the LOC118062162 gene encoding probable arabinose 5-phosphate isomerase codes for MGSLPPFLDLPSPDAKFQQIDQTTLLNLFKSQQNHLNYFFQNLNLSQALSFTQTLLNCNGTIFFSGVGKSGFVANKISQTLISLGIRAGFLSPVDALHGDIGALSASDILVLFSKSGNTEELLRLVPCAKAKGAYLVSVTSVEGNALTAVCDMNVHLPLERELCPFDLAPVTSTAIQMVFGDTVAIALMGARNLSKEEYAANHPAGRIGKSLIFKVKDVMKKQNELPICKEGDLIMDQLVELTSKGCGCLLVIDEESHLIGTFTDGDLRRTLKASGEGIFKLTVGEMCNRNPRTIGPDAMAVEAMKKMESPPSPVQFLPVIKDDNILIGIVTLHGLVSAGL; via the exons ATGGGTTCACTTCCACCGTTCCTAGACCTCCCTTCACCAGATGCCAAGTTCCAGCAAATTGACCAAACCACCCTTCTCAACCTCTTCAAATCCCAACAAAACCACCTGAACTACTTCTTCCAAAACCTAAATCTCTCCCAAGCCTTATCCTTCACCCAAACGCTTCTCAACTGTAACGGCACTATCTTTTTCTCCGGCGTCGGCAAGTCCGGCTTCGTCGCCAATAAAATCTCCCAAACCCTAATATCTCTCGGCATTCGCGCAGGTTTTCTCTCCCCTGTTGACGCACTCCATGGCGACATCGGGGCCCTCTCCGCCTCCGATATCCTCGTCCTCTTCAGCAAATCTGGGAACACCGAGGAGTTGCTCCGTCTTGTTCCGTGTGCCAAGGCGAAAGGTGCGTATTTGGTGTCGGTGACGTCCGTTGAAGGCAATGCGCTCACGGCGGTTTGTGATATGAATGTGCATTTGCCTTTGGAGAGGGAATTGTGTCCATTTGATTTGGCTCCGGTGACTTCCACAGCGATCCAGATGGTTTTTGGGGATACCGTCGCGATTGCGTTGATGGGAGCCAGGAATTTGAGTAAGGAAGAGTATGCCGCTAATCATCCTGCTGGAAGGATCGGCAAGAGCTTGATTTTCAag GTTAAGGATGTGATGAAGAAGCAGAATGAGCTTCCAATCTGTAAGGAAGGAGACTTGATAATGGATCAGCTAGTGGAGTTAACGAGTAAAGGGTGCGGCTGCCTGCTTGTTATAGATGAGGAAAGTCACCTGATCGGAACATTTACAGATGGTGATCTACGGCGCACTCTCAAGGCTAGTGGGGAAGGCATCTTTAAGCTTACAGTAGGAGAAATGTGCAACAG GAACCCAAGAACAATTGGTCCAGATGCAATGGCGGTGGAAGCCATGAAGAAGATGGAATCACCACCATCCCCTGTACAATTTCTGCCTGTTATCAAGGATGATAATATCTTGATCGGCATTGTTACCCTGCACGGATTAGTTTCAGCTGGCCTTTGA